A section of the Bradyrhizobium oligotrophicum S58 genome encodes:
- a CDS encoding PhoH family protein has protein sequence MPKSASDSSSLAPSRKFDRDMAMPPETQVVIDFDDNRAASALVGPYGQNLALVERRLGIVVDSRGNHITISGSRDGCDAARRVLESLYAQAVKGQDLAQGDVEGAIRAVVAQGSLFEFDAKNAKNAFESINLRKRPVRARTAAQDSYIRALKRHELVFGIGPAGTGKTWLAVAQAAQLFERKEVDRIILSRPAVEAGERLGFLPGDLREKVDPYLRPIYDALYDLMDARVVERALQAGEIEIAPLAFMRGRTLTNAAIILDEAQNTTSMQMKMFLTRLGENSRMIITGDPSQVDLPNGQTSGLAEAARLLDGIDGIAQVRFTGEDVIRHELVARIVAAYEGPKAR, from the coding sequence TTGCCCAAGAGCGCTTCGGATTCCTCTTCCCTCGCTCCCAGCCGCAAGTTCGACCGCGACATGGCCATGCCCCCCGAGACCCAGGTCGTCATCGATTTCGACGACAACCGTGCCGCTTCCGCCCTGGTCGGCCCCTACGGCCAGAACCTGGCGCTGGTCGAGCGCAGGCTCGGCATCGTCGTCGATTCCCGCGGCAACCACATCACCATCAGCGGCTCCCGCGACGGCTGCGACGCGGCGCGGCGGGTGCTGGAATCGCTTTATGCCCAGGCAGTGAAAGGCCAGGATCTGGCCCAGGGCGACGTCGAAGGCGCGATCCGCGCCGTGGTCGCGCAAGGCTCGTTGTTCGAATTCGACGCCAAGAATGCCAAGAACGCATTCGAGAGCATCAACCTGCGCAAGCGCCCGGTGCGCGCCCGCACCGCCGCGCAGGATTCCTACATCCGCGCGCTGAAGCGCCATGAGCTGGTGTTCGGCATCGGCCCGGCCGGCACCGGCAAGACCTGGCTCGCGGTTGCGCAAGCCGCGCAACTGTTCGAGCGCAAGGAAGTCGATCGCATCATCCTGTCGCGCCCGGCGGTGGAGGCCGGCGAGCGGCTCGGCTTCCTGCCAGGCGATCTCAGGGAGAAGGTCGATCCCTATCTGCGCCCGATCTACGACGCGCTGTACGATCTGATGGATGCGCGCGTCGTCGAGCGCGCGCTGCAGGCCGGCGAGATCGAGATCGCGCCGCTCGCCTTCATGCGCGGGCGGACGCTCACCAACGCCGCGATCATTCTCGATGAGGCGCAGAACACGACATCGATGCAGATGAAGATGTTCCTGACCCGTCTCGGCGAGAACAGCCGCATGATCATCACCGGCGATCCGTCGCAGGTCGACCTGCCCAACGGCCAGACGTCGGGCCTCGCCGAGGCTGCGCGCCTGCTCGACGGCATCGATGGTATCGCACAGGTCCGATTCACCGGCGAGGATGTCATTCGCCACGAATTGGTGGCGCGCATCGTTGCGGCCTATGAGGGCCCTAAGGCCCGCTGA
- the ybeY gene encoding rRNA maturation RNase YbeY — translation MPQSPIPTTEVIVAADCWQDQPDAEDVIHRAIAAAAEMVDADVGDAEIAVMLTDDQGIRTLNSNWRGIDKATNVLSFPALQPTGPRGDDDAPRMLGDIAIAYETMRREADEEQKPFDHHLSHLTVHGFLHLIGYDHETDDEAEEMEALEREILAHLGIADPYADRERMN, via the coding sequence ATGCCACAAAGTCCCATTCCAACCACCGAGGTGATCGTCGCCGCCGACTGCTGGCAGGACCAGCCCGACGCCGAGGACGTCATACATCGCGCCATCGCCGCCGCCGCCGAGATGGTCGACGCCGATGTCGGCGACGCCGAGATCGCGGTCATGCTGACGGACGACCAGGGCATCCGCACCTTGAACAGCAATTGGCGCGGCATCGACAAGGCGACCAACGTGCTGTCGTTTCCGGCGCTGCAGCCGACCGGCCCGCGCGGCGACGACGACGCGCCGCGCATGCTCGGCGATATCGCCATCGCCTATGAGACGATGCGGCGCGAGGCCGACGAAGAGCAGAAGCCGTTCGATCACCATCTCAGCCATCTCACGGTGCACGGCTTCCTGCACCTGATCGGCTACGACCATGAGACCGACGACGAGGCCGAGGAGATGGAAGCGCTCGAGCGCGAGATCCTGGCCCATCTCGGCATCGCCGATCCCTATGCCGACCGGGAGCGGATGAATTGA
- a CDS encoding hemolysin family protein, protein MADSEPIHDNPRNTRNLPAVVPPSELGRSPSESWLLRALRNLFGWKGGGSVRDDLQVVLDASTPDDIGFSAVERTLLRNILDLHERRIADVMVHRADIVAVRRDITLGELMSLFESASHSRLVVYNDTLDDPEGMVHIRDLLAYTTAQARVSDEVKARRKKPLPAGLDLKAVDLSMPLFEANIIRKLLYVPPSMRAIDLLAQMQASRIHLALVVDEYGGTDGLVSMEDIVEQIVGEIDDEHDSDEPPAIMRQADNAFIADARASLDDVRRVIGEDFVTGEAGEGVETLGGYLVNHVGRLPVRGELISGPGNFEVEVLDADPRRVKRLRIAPRKERPIPRPPRESRRRETAPEIGGQTEAPRSVGVDPAANGEDNNPPQGDGASSQ, encoded by the coding sequence ATGGCCGATTCCGAGCCCATCCACGACAATCCGCGCAACACGCGCAACCTGCCGGCCGTGGTGCCGCCCTCCGAACTCGGCCGCTCGCCGAGCGAGAGCTGGCTATTGCGCGCGCTGCGCAATCTGTTCGGCTGGAAGGGCGGCGGATCGGTGCGCGACGATCTGCAGGTCGTGCTCGACGCCTCCACGCCGGACGACATCGGCTTCTCCGCGGTCGAGCGCACGCTGTTGCGCAACATCCTCGACCTGCACGAGCGGCGGATCGCCGATGTGATGGTGCATCGCGCTGACATCGTCGCTGTCAGGCGCGACATCACGCTCGGCGAACTGATGAGCCTGTTCGAGAGTGCCTCGCATTCGCGGCTCGTCGTCTACAACGATACGCTCGACGACCCCGAAGGCATGGTGCACATCCGCGACCTGCTCGCCTACACGACCGCACAGGCGCGCGTGTCCGATGAGGTGAAGGCGCGGCGCAAGAAGCCGCTGCCGGCCGGTCTCGACCTCAAGGCGGTCGATCTGTCGATGCCGCTGTTCGAGGCCAACATCATCCGCAAGCTGCTCTACGTGCCGCCATCGATGCGCGCGATCGACCTGTTGGCGCAGATGCAGGCCTCGCGCATCCATCTGGCTCTGGTGGTCGACGAATATGGCGGCACCGACGGGCTGGTTTCGATGGAGGACATCGTCGAGCAGATCGTCGGCGAGATCGACGACGAGCACGACAGCGACGAGCCGCCGGCGATCATGCGGCAGGCCGACAACGCCTTCATCGCGGATGCCCGCGCCAGCCTCGACGACGTCCGCCGGGTGATCGGCGAAGATTTCGTGACCGGAGAGGCCGGCGAGGGCGTCGAGACCCTGGGCGGCTATCTCGTCAACCATGTCGGCCGGCTGCCGGTGCGCGGCGAGCTGATCTCCGGCCCAGGCAATTTCGAGGTCGAGGTGCTCGACGCCGACCCGCGCCGGGTCAAGCGCCTGCGCATTGCACCGCGCAAGGAGCGGCCGATCCCGCGCCCGCCGCGCGAGAGCCGGCGCCGCGAGACCGCGCCGGAGATCGGCGGGCAAACCGAGGCGCCGCGGTCTGTGGGGGTCGACCCGGCCGCAAACGGCGAGGACAACAACCCGCCACAAGGCGACGGAGCGAGCTCGCAGTGA
- the lnt gene encoding apolipoprotein N-acyltransferase, with translation MIRGLALGVVLAWGWKRAAIALAAGALSSLAMAPFNAWPVLAISFPVLVWLIDGAAAGRRRGIPAAAFAGFCFGLGYFVPGLYWIGNAFLVDADTFAWLMPFAVLGLPAYLALFPALGFALARLIWTRDATRILALAACLTASEWLRGHALTGFPWNSFGYALSQPLALAQSASLIGLWGMTFLTIAIFASPAVLIDGKTWRAAWRAPAAAAALLVLMGVFGAVRLGLHPTAFVADLKLRIMQPNLQQDVKFNYGAKAEVMRRYLALSDRAAGPKATGVRDTNILIWPESAFPFFLTREADAMGQIADLLSPGTVLITGSVRAPDGPRNVPITRAYNSIYVIDHDGTVLSVYDKLHLVPFGEFLPFQNLMERIGLEQLTRVQGGFIPGTARRNLDVPHAPRVLPLICYEAIFPSDSVPADERPGWIVNLTNDGWFGISTGPHQHLQQAQWRAIEQGLPLVRSANTGISAVIDPVGRIVAQLTLGAEGVLDSTLPVALQPTVYARLGDIPAAILLVLALSTVVRRRVAQKLP, from the coding sequence ATGATCCGCGGCCTCGCCCTCGGCGTCGTTCTGGCCTGGGGCTGGAAGCGCGCTGCGATCGCGCTCGCCGCAGGCGCCTTGTCATCGCTGGCGATGGCCCCGTTCAATGCGTGGCCGGTGCTCGCGATCAGCTTCCCGGTGCTGGTCTGGCTGATCGATGGCGCGGCGGCTGGACGACGACGCGGCATCCCCGCCGCAGCCTTCGCCGGCTTCTGCTTCGGCCTCGGCTATTTCGTGCCCGGCCTGTACTGGATCGGCAACGCATTCCTGGTCGATGCCGATACGTTCGCCTGGCTGATGCCGTTCGCGGTGCTCGGGCTGCCGGCCTATCTCGCGCTGTTCCCTGCGCTTGGCTTCGCCTTGGCCCGGTTAATCTGGACGCGCGATGCAACCCGCATCCTGGCGCTGGCGGCGTGCCTGACCGCCAGCGAATGGCTGCGCGGCCATGCCCTGACCGGCTTCCCCTGGAACAGCTTCGGCTACGCCCTCTCCCAGCCGCTCGCATTGGCGCAATCCGCCTCGCTGATCGGGTTGTGGGGGATGACGTTCCTGACGATCGCGATCTTCGCCAGCCCCGCGGTGCTGATCGACGGCAAGACGTGGCGCGCCGCCTGGCGGGCGCCAGCTGCAGCCGCCGCGCTGCTGGTTCTTATGGGCGTGTTCGGCGCCGTCCGGCTCGGCCTGCATCCGACGGCCTTCGTCGCCGATCTGAAGCTGCGGATCATGCAGCCCAACCTGCAGCAGGACGTGAAATTCAATTACGGCGCCAAGGCCGAGGTGATGCGCCGCTATCTGGCGCTGTCCGACCGCGCCGCAGGCCCGAAAGCCACCGGCGTTCGCGACACCAACATCCTGATCTGGCCGGAATCCGCGTTCCCGTTCTTCCTGACCCGCGAGGCGGACGCGATGGGCCAGATTGCCGACCTGCTGTCGCCGGGCACCGTGCTGATCACAGGTTCGGTCCGCGCCCCCGACGGCCCGCGCAACGTGCCAATCACTCGGGCCTACAACTCGATCTATGTCATCGATCATGACGGCACCGTGCTGTCGGTCTACGACAAGCTCCATCTGGTCCCGTTCGGCGAGTTCCTGCCGTTCCAGAATCTGATGGAGCGGATCGGGCTGGAGCAGCTGACCCGGGTTCAGGGCGGTTTCATACCCGGTACCGCGCGACGCAACCTGGACGTGCCACACGCACCGCGTGTTCTTCCTTTGATCTGCTACGAAGCGATCTTTCCGAGCGACAGCGTTCCTGCGGACGAACGACCCGGCTGGATCGTCAACCTAACAAACGATGGCTGGTTCGGCATTTCGACCGGTCCTCATCAGCATCTACAGCAGGCGCAGTGGCGCGCCATCGAACAAGGCCTGCCATTAGTTCGATCTGCGAACACTGGAATCTCCGCAGTGATCGATCCTGTCGGCCGTATTGTCGCGCAATTAACCCTTGGTGCAGAAGGCGTGCTCGATTCCACGCTGCCTGTTGCGCTGCAGCCCACTGTTTACGCGAGGCTCGGCGACATTCCGGCCGCGATCCTGTTAGTGCTCGCCCTGAGCACCGTAGTTCGCAGACGTGTTGCTCAAAAGCTTCCCTGA
- a CDS encoding helix-turn-helix domain-containing protein, which produces MSTKAPNPVDKHVGSRVRMRRIMLGMSQEKLGEALGLTFQQIQKYEKGTNRVGASRIQQISEVLQIPVSFLFEGVPSGGTNGEAFGEGASPAYVSDFLATSEGLALTRAFTRIHDSKLRRSIVDLVEQIADREAPEEG; this is translated from the coding sequence ATGTCGACGAAAGCGCCCAACCCTGTTGACAAGCACGTCGGCAGCCGGGTGCGGATGCGCCGTATCATGTTGGGCATGAGCCAGGAAAAACTCGGTGAGGCTCTCGGACTCACGTTCCAGCAGATACAGAAGTACGAAAAAGGCACCAATCGAGTCGGCGCCAGCCGGATCCAGCAGATCTCCGAAGTTCTGCAGATCCCTGTCTCCTTCCTGTTCGAAGGGGTCCCGAGTGGCGGGACCAACGGTGAAGCTTTCGGCGAAGGCGCCTCTCCGGCCTATGTGTCTGATTTTCTGGCAACCTCCGAAGGACTGGCGTTGACCCGCGCGTTCACGCGGATCCACGATTCCAAGCTCCGTCGCAGCATCGTCGACCTGGTCGAGCAGATTGCTGATCGCGAGGCGCCGGAAGAGGGCTAA
- a CDS encoding M20 family metallopeptidase produces the protein MIVSNNPFDSRTILEGIRQWVEIETPTEAPDQVNRLASLVADGYRGLDAVIERIAGRDGCGDHLLVRSSWGQDEPGILVLSHLDTVHPLGFIQRLPFSIDGDVAFGPGIYDMKGGAYLAYHAFRQLCAAGERSPLGITHLFVSDEEIGSPTSRALIEEEGRKAKYVLVTEPARDGGKIVTGRKGVARFDVAIRGVPAHAGARPQDGRSAIRELANVIHTLEALNDPARGITVNVGVVRGGTRPNVIAEEAHAEVDARLPTPADADEIVPKILGLTSRSEGVTVAVTGEVNRPPYVKGNAGAALFEHARSLAEEIGFELADTYTGGGSDGNFTAPFTATLDGLGVDGKGAHTHYEQMYISSIEPRTRLLHRLYQTLR, from the coding sequence ATGATCGTCAGCAACAATCCGTTCGATAGTCGCACAATCCTCGAAGGCATCCGCCAATGGGTGGAGATCGAGACGCCCACCGAGGCGCCCGATCAGGTCAACCGGCTGGCCTCTCTGGTCGCAGACGGCTATCGCGGGCTCGATGCCGTGATCGAGCGGATCGCCGGTCGCGACGGTTGCGGGGACCATCTGCTCGTGCGCTCGTCGTGGGGACAGGATGAGCCGGGCATCCTGGTCCTCAGCCATCTCGACACAGTGCATCCGCTCGGCTTCATCCAGCGCCTGCCGTTCTCGATCGACGGCGACGTCGCATTCGGCCCCGGGATCTACGACATGAAGGGCGGCGCGTATCTCGCCTATCACGCCTTCCGCCAGCTCTGCGCCGCGGGCGAGCGATCACCGCTCGGCATTACTCATTTGTTCGTCTCGGACGAAGAGATCGGAAGCCCGACTTCGCGCGCGCTGATCGAGGAGGAAGGCCGCAAGGCCAAATATGTTCTGGTGACGGAGCCGGCGCGCGACGGCGGCAAGATCGTCACCGGGCGCAAGGGCGTGGCGCGCTTCGATGTTGCGATCCGCGGCGTGCCCGCTCATGCCGGCGCCCGCCCGCAGGACGGCCGCAGTGCGATCCGCGAACTCGCCAACGTCATTCACACGCTGGAGGCGCTCAACGATCCCGCGCGCGGCATCACGGTGAATGTCGGCGTGGTCCGCGGCGGCACGCGCCCCAACGTGATTGCTGAAGAAGCCCATGCAGAGGTCGATGCACGGCTGCCGACGCCTGCGGACGCCGACGAAATCGTGCCCAAGATTCTCGGCCTCACGTCGCGCAGCGAGGGTGTCACCGTCGCCGTCACAGGCGAAGTCAACAGGCCGCCTTACGTGAAGGGCAATGCCGGCGCTGCGCTGTTCGAGCATGCGAGGTCGCTCGCCGAGGAGATCGGCTTCGAGCTCGCCGACACCTATACGGGCGGGGGCTCCGACGGCAATTTCACCGCACCGTTCACGGCGACGCTCGATGGACTCGGCGTCGACGGCAAGGGCGCGCATACGCATTACGAGCAGATGTACATCTCGTCCATCGAGCCGCGGACGCGGCTGCTCCACCGTCTCTATCAGACCCTGCGATGA
- a CDS encoding tRNA (guanine(46)-N(7))-methyltransferase TrmB — protein sequence MSAAITMPVDDDPTDPEAAHRQGSFFGRRKGHKLRAHQADLVENLLPHLALDLTSPADAVLPSLYDPPAEALRLEIGFGGGEHLAAEAKAFPTTGFIGCEPYVNGMAKILAAIEADNISNVRLLAGDAAELLAWLPPQSLQRVDLIHPDPWPKRRHWKRRFVQDATIVAMARAIKPGGEFRFVSDIADYCAWTLWHLLRSPDFVWTAERADDWRLPWPGYTMTRYGRKATREGRVANYLIFRRR from the coding sequence ATGAGCGCCGCGATCACCATGCCCGTCGATGACGATCCCACCGATCCTGAGGCCGCGCATCGTCAGGGCTCGTTCTTCGGCCGGCGCAAGGGCCACAAGCTGCGCGCGCATCAGGCCGACCTGGTCGAGAACCTGCTGCCGCACCTGGCGCTCGATCTCACCTCTCCGGCTGATGCCGTGCTGCCTTCGCTTTACGATCCGCCGGCGGAGGCGCTGCGGCTCGAGATCGGATTCGGCGGCGGCGAACACCTCGCGGCCGAAGCCAAGGCGTTTCCGACGACCGGCTTCATCGGCTGCGAGCCCTATGTCAACGGCATGGCCAAGATCCTCGCCGCGATCGAGGCCGACAACATCAGCAATGTGAGACTGCTTGCGGGCGATGCTGCCGAGCTGCTCGCCTGGCTGCCGCCGCAGTCGCTGCAGCGGGTCGACCTGATCCATCCCGATCCCTGGCCGAAACGGCGCCACTGGAAACGCCGCTTCGTACAGGACGCCACGATCGTCGCGATGGCGCGCGCGATCAAACCCGGCGGCGAATTCCGCTTCGTCAGCGATATCGCCGACTATTGCGCCTGGACCCTGTGGCATCTGCTGCGCTCGCCCGACTTCGTGTGGACGGCCGAACGCGCCGACGACTGGCGCCTGCCGTGGCCAGGCTACACGATGACACGCTATGGCCGGAAAGCCACGCGCGAAGGCCGCGTTGCCAACTACCTGATCTTCCGGCGACGCTGA
- a CDS encoding DUF2336 domain-containing protein translates to MTPATALIPGLDGIVRQGDAERCVEATRRIADLFFEGVTKLRPEHINLFDGLLIDLVPLADRSTRIDLAERLSRLDKAPRAVVGQLARDDELAVAGPLLRRSAVLDDGALIAIAQGKSQGHLLAMAERSRLSADMTDVLVRRGDRDVVRQTAANDGAAFSPRGYSELINRAGFDGVLTLTVGKRDDLSDDQLKRLLAGALDVVKRRLFDVVGPEKQVKIRQAMTELTDAASAAGSRRNFVPAQRTILSLYEAGALNEAVLLGFAREHKYEEVIAALAPMTGLKIATLDRLVSGDRHDPLLILGRTIGLDWNTVHALIVLRLGPKRVPAQRDIDAIRVSYARLLSSTAERVVAFWKTRH, encoded by the coding sequence ATGACCCCCGCTACCGCGCTGATCCCCGGACTCGACGGGATCGTCAGGCAGGGCGACGCCGAGCGCTGCGTCGAGGCGACGCGCCGTATCGCCGACCTGTTCTTCGAAGGTGTGACGAAGCTCCGCCCGGAGCACATCAATCTGTTCGACGGCCTGCTGATCGATCTGGTGCCGCTGGCGGATCGATCGACACGGATCGATTTGGCGGAGCGCCTGTCGCGCCTCGACAAAGCGCCCCGCGCGGTCGTCGGCCAGCTCGCGCGTGACGACGAGCTTGCGGTCGCCGGACCGCTGCTGCGTCGGTCTGCCGTGCTCGACGACGGCGCTCTCATCGCGATCGCGCAAGGCAAGAGCCAAGGTCATCTGTTGGCGATGGCGGAGCGGTCGCGGCTCTCGGCCGACATGACCGACGTGCTGGTACGCCGCGGCGATCGCGACGTGGTGCGACAGACGGCCGCGAACGATGGTGCTGCATTTTCCCCGCGGGGCTACTCCGAGCTGATCAACCGCGCCGGATTCGACGGTGTACTGACGTTGACCGTCGGCAAGCGCGACGATCTCTCGGACGATCAGCTGAAGCGGTTGCTGGCCGGCGCGCTCGACGTCGTCAAGCGGCGGCTGTTCGACGTGGTCGGACCGGAGAAACAGGTCAAGATCCGACAGGCCATGACCGAGCTCACCGATGCGGCGAGCGCGGCTGGCAGCAGGCGCAATTTCGTGCCGGCGCAGCGGACCATTCTATCGCTCTATGAAGCGGGAGCGCTGAACGAGGCTGTGCTGCTCGGCTTCGCGCGCGAGCACAAATACGAGGAAGTCATCGCGGCCCTGGCCCCGATGACGGGATTGAAGATCGCGACGCTCGACCGGCTGGTGTCGGGCGATCGCCACGATCCGCTTCTGATTCTCGGGCGCACGATCGGGCTCGACTGGAACACCGTGCATGCGCTGATCGTGCTGCGCCTCGGGCCGAAGCGCGTGCCGGCGCAGCGTGACATCGACGCCATTCGTGTCAGCTACGCGCGCCTGCTGTCGTCGACGGCCGAGCGCGTCGTTGCGTTCTGGAAGACACGGCACTGA
- the rimP gene encoding ribosome maturation factor RimP translates to MTEPTFAPADTDLLTEPRLVVEPGVAARVAAVADPVLQGMGYRLVRIRISGESGCTVQVMAERPDGTMQIEDCEAVSRALSPVLDIADPIERAYRLEISSPGIDRPLVRRSDFDRHIGHLVKIEMAVAYQNRKRFRGIIAGVEGDGVRIARDDVAKDQEVDVVLPMADIGDAKLVLTDELIAESMRRGKAAEREKKRDLGLAPPLAPHAKPAAQAKPKPKLKDKQPAKKPLPTNTKKHRLAADRARRGETDPD, encoded by the coding sequence ATGACGGAACCGACGTTCGCACCCGCTGACACCGACCTTCTGACCGAGCCTCGTCTCGTCGTCGAGCCGGGCGTCGCGGCGCGCGTGGCGGCGGTGGCCGATCCGGTGCTGCAGGGAATGGGATACCGCCTGGTGCGGATCCGCATCTCCGGCGAATCCGGCTGCACGGTCCAGGTGATGGCCGAGCGTCCCGACGGCACGATGCAGATCGAGGATTGCGAGGCGGTGTCGCGAGCGCTCTCGCCCGTGCTCGACATCGCCGATCCAATCGAACGTGCCTACCGGCTCGAGATCTCCTCGCCCGGCATCGACCGGCCGCTGGTCCGCCGTTCCGATTTCGATCGCCATATCGGTCATCTGGTCAAGATCGAGATGGCCGTGGCCTACCAGAATCGCAAACGCTTCCGCGGCATCATCGCCGGGGTCGAGGGCGACGGCGTGCGCATCGCCCGCGACGACGTGGCGAAGGACCAGGAAGTTGACGTCGTGCTACCCATGGCCGATATCGGCGATGCCAAGCTGGTGCTGACCGACGAGTTGATCGCCGAGTCCATGCGCCGCGGCAAGGCCGCCGAGCGCGAGAAGAAGCGCGACCTCGGATTGGCGCCACCGCTGGCGCCGCACGCCAAGCCGGCGGCCCAGGCCAAGCCGAAACCGAAGTTGAAGGACAAGCAGCCGGCCAAGAAGCCGTTGCCGACCAATACGAAAAAACATCGCCTCGCCGCCGATCGCGCGCGCAGAGGCGAGACCGATCCTGATTAG
- the nusA gene encoding transcription termination factor NusA — MAVSANRLELLQIADAVAREKSIDRGIVIAAMEDAIAKAARARYGSETDVHAEIDPRKGELRLSRHMLVVEKVENPSNQISLDDARRANPGAQIGDTIADTLPPLEYGRIAAQSAKQVIVQKVREAERDRQYQEFKDRIGDIVNGVVKRVEYGSVILDLGRGEAIIRRDEMLPREVFRNGDRVRAYVFDVRRETRGPQIFLSRTHPQFMAKLFAQEVPEIYDGIVEIKAVARDPGSRAKIGVVSRDSSVDPVGACVGMRGSRVQAVVNELQGEKIDIIPWSPDIATFVVNALAPAEVAKVVIDEDRERIEVVVPDTNNQLSLAIGRRGQNVRLASQLTGWDIDILTEQEESERRQADFENSTRVFMESLNVDEVVGQLLASEGFTSVEELALVDLKDLAGIEGFDEETATELQTRAREFLEQQEAELEAKRKELGVEDAVKTVPGVTTKMLVKFGENDIKTVDDLAGCATDDLVGWTERKEGGESTKFPGILDGLEVSRDDAEAMVMQARVKAGWISEADLAKTEAEAEDESEEQTA, encoded by the coding sequence ATGGCCGTCAGCGCCAACCGGTTGGAACTGCTGCAGATCGCCGACGCCGTCGCGCGCGAGAAGTCGATCGACCGCGGCATCGTGATCGCCGCCATGGAAGACGCGATCGCCAAGGCCGCGCGCGCCCGCTACGGCAGCGAGACCGACGTGCACGCCGAGATCGATCCGCGCAAGGGCGAGCTCCGGCTGTCGCGCCACATGCTGGTGGTCGAGAAGGTCGAGAACCCCTCCAACCAGATCTCGCTCGATGACGCGCGCCGTGCCAATCCGGGCGCGCAGATCGGCGACACCATCGCCGACACGCTGCCGCCGCTGGAATATGGCCGCATCGCTGCGCAGTCGGCCAAGCAGGTGATCGTGCAGAAGGTGCGCGAGGCCGAGCGCGACCGTCAGTACCAGGAGTTCAAGGACCGCATCGGCGACATCGTCAACGGGGTTGTCAAGCGCGTGGAATACGGCAGCGTGATCCTCGACCTCGGCCGCGGCGAGGCGATCATCCGCCGCGACGAGATGCTGCCGCGCGAGGTGTTCCGCAATGGCGACCGCGTCCGCGCCTATGTGTTCGACGTCCGCCGCGAGACCCGCGGCCCGCAGATCTTCCTGTCGCGCACCCATCCGCAATTCATGGCCAAGCTGTTCGCGCAGGAGGTGCCGGAAATCTATGACGGCATCGTCGAGATCAAGGCGGTGGCCCGCGATCCGGGCTCGCGTGCCAAGATCGGCGTCGTGTCGCGCGACTCCTCGGTCGACCCGGTCGGCGCCTGCGTCGGCATGCGCGGCTCGCGCGTCCAGGCCGTGGTGAACGAGCTGCAGGGCGAGAAGATCGACATCATCCCGTGGTCGCCCGACATCGCGACCTTCGTGGTCAACGCGCTGGCCCCGGCCGAAGTCGCCAAGGTCGTCATCGACGAGGACCGCGAGCGCATCGAGGTCGTGGTCCCCGACACCAACAACCAGCTGTCGCTCGCCATCGGCCGCCGCGGCCAGAACGTCCGTCTCGCCTCGCAGCTCACCGGCTGGGACATCGACATCCTGACCGAGCAGGAGGAATCGGAGCGCCGCCAGGCCGATTTCGAGAACTCCACGCGCGTGTTCATGGAATCGCTGAACGTCGACGAGGTCGTCGGCCAGCTGCTGGCCTCGGAAGGCTTCACCTCGGTCGAGGAACTGGCATTGGTCGATCTCAAGGATCTCGCCGGCATCGAAGGCTTCGACGAGGAGACCGCGACCGAGCTGCAGACCCGTGCCCGCGAATTCCTGGAGCAGCAGGAGGCCGAGCTCGAGGCCAAGCGCAAGGAGCTCGGCGTCGAGGACGCCGTGAAGACGGTGCCGGGCGTCACCACCAAGATGCTGGTCAAGTTCGGCGAGAACGACATCAAGACGGTCGACGATCTCGCCGGCTGCGCTACCGACGACCTGGTCGGCTGGACCGAGCGCAAGGAGGGTGGCGAGTCCACCAAATTCCCAGGCATTCTCGACGGCCTCGAGGTCTCGCGGGATGACGCCGAAGCCATGGTGATGCAGGCGCGCGTCAAGGCCGGCTGGATCAGCGAGGCCGACCTCGCCAAGACAGAGGCCGAGGCCGAGGACGAATCCGAAGAACAGACCGCCTGA